Proteins co-encoded in one Deltaproteobacteria bacterium genomic window:
- a CDS encoding GAF domain-containing protein — translation MAKLILVSGDEPQEFELGPMNSIGRHPDNTIQILDRIVSKEHCHIIQTPDRRFLLKDLGSLNGTYIGQDRVTQRVLREGDEIVLGSTRLLYRDDAHAPVVERVTIAPGTMQSHIRQRIAAGPDADFRPERELFDEQALRRDYERLRIAHELARAVGNELDLDRLLEKILDKAFELLSADRGVILLMNDAGQAVPRVAKQKHGGSGEQIVLSNSIINEVIREKQAVLSSDATVDSRFSGAHSIIMQGIRSTMCVPLLHGQELLGIMHLDSQIATNAFSDKDLQVFTSIGNQAAVAIQNARLAHKIEWEASTRAQFQRFFSPGMVQQMIEGRLKLDSIGEMRDVTILFADIRGFTAMTENSNAHDIVSMLNDYFEVMVEVLFRYQGTLDKYVGDEIMALFGVPIANPDAPSLAVDCAIEMQEALNEFNRTRRSESQPPIHVGIGICTGPCVYGAIGSSKTLQYTAIGDPVNTASRFCSMAKAGEIIVSENTFAHVQHRIEGIALPKLRVKGKVEELNVYKIIGSRNGGWSKDSTRPT, via the coding sequence ATGGCAAAACTGATCCTCGTATCGGGTGACGAGCCCCAGGAGTTCGAGCTGGGGCCGATGAACAGCATCGGGCGCCACCCGGACAACACGATCCAGATCCTCGATCGCATCGTCTCGAAAGAGCACTGCCACATCATCCAGACGCCCGACCGGCGCTTCCTGCTGAAGGACCTGGGAAGCCTGAACGGGACCTACATCGGCCAGGATCGCGTCACCCAGCGGGTGCTGCGCGAGGGCGACGAGATCGTGCTCGGCTCCACGCGCCTCCTCTATCGCGACGACGCGCACGCGCCGGTGGTCGAACGGGTCACCATCGCGCCGGGGACGATGCAGAGCCACATCCGGCAGCGCATCGCGGCCGGGCCCGACGCGGACTTCCGCCCCGAGCGGGAGCTCTTCGACGAGCAGGCGCTAAGGCGCGACTACGAGCGGCTGCGCATCGCGCACGAGCTGGCCCGCGCGGTGGGCAACGAGCTCGACCTGGACCGGCTCTTGGAGAAGATCCTCGACAAGGCCTTCGAGCTGCTCTCCGCCGACCGCGGCGTGATCCTGCTCATGAACGACGCGGGGCAGGCCGTGCCGCGCGTGGCCAAGCAGAAGCACGGCGGCTCGGGCGAGCAGATCGTCCTGTCGAACAGCATCATCAACGAGGTGATCCGCGAGAAGCAGGCCGTGCTCTCGTCGGACGCGACGGTGGACAGCCGCTTCTCGGGGGCCCACAGCATCATCATGCAGGGGATCCGCTCGACCATGTGCGTGCCGCTTCTGCACGGGCAGGAGCTCCTCGGCATCATGCACCTCGACTCGCAGATCGCCACCAACGCCTTCAGCGACAAGGACCTGCAGGTCTTCACCAGCATCGGCAACCAGGCCGCCGTAGCGATCCAGAACGCGCGGCTGGCGCACAAGATCGAGTGGGAGGCCAGCACGCGGGCCCAGTTCCAGCGCTTCTTCTCGCCCGGAATGGTCCAGCAGATGATCGAGGGGCGGCTGAAGCTGGACAGCATCGGCGAGATGCGCGACGTGACGATCCTCTTCGCCGACATCCGCGGCTTCACGGCCATGACCGAGAACTCGAACGCTCACGACATCGTGAGCATGCTGAACGACTACTTCGAGGTGATGGTGGAGGTGCTCTTCCGCTACCAGGGGACCCTCGACAAGTACGTGGGCGACGAGATCATGGCCCTCTTCGGCGTCCCGATCGCGAACCCCGACGCGCCGTCGCTGGCGGTGGATTGCGCCATCGAGATGCAGGAAGCGCTGAACGAGTTCAACCGCACTCGGCGCTCGGAGAGCCAGCCGCCGATCCACGTCGGGATCGGCATCTGCACCGGCCCCTGCGTCTACGGCGCCATCGGCTCGAGCAAGACCCTGCAGTACACGGCCATCGGGGACCCGGTGAACACGGCCTCGCGCTTCTGCTCGATGGCCAAGGCGGGCGAGATCATCGTCAGCGAAAACACCTTCGCCCACGTCCAGCACCGCATCGAGGGGATCGCCCTCCCGAAGCTGCGCGTGAAGGGCAAGGTGGAGGAGCTGAACGTCTACAAGATCATCGGCTCGCGCAACGGCGGCTGGAGCAAGGACTCCACGCGGCCGACGTAG
- a CDS encoding insulinase family protein: MTALLRLLVLVALLGAQLATCACGAPRSGAAGGAVAVPVFMKRRPPLGPARALPFPVATVTRLENGLQVWMLPKRDLPILRLGALVLRGASSDPPQRVGLAYATAELLESGAGARDALSFAAELEQMGASIYSSADWDSMLVSIQALSRHEEQVLALLADVVRRPRLEAEEFVRLGTQLRARGEQRRTRADRVAALALRRSLYGEHPYARPLLPTPTEVDRLTVEDVRRFYRQHVRPENVVLVAVGDVVPERLLRNLRARFGDWKGSEEKPEERASGEPEARELDAARVGPRRSPRLVLVRRRGASQSVIRVGHLLPPRAATSEAAVRLIGTILGGCFTSRLNENLRERHGFTYGAHAVFDQPRGPGQFYAEAQVATKDTLAALDQLLYELERLRSTDVPPAELRKGRRLVVEKLPARAETVAGLLNAAVELATHGRPADALGRLPEQVARLDARGLRRAAASLLRPADATIVVVGDTDRLAAALVARFGPAEWLTVDGEAIAAR; the protein is encoded by the coding sequence GTGACGGCGTTGCTCAGGCTCCTCGTGCTCGTGGCGCTCCTCGGCGCGCAGCTCGCTACCTGCGCCTGCGGCGCGCCGCGCTCGGGCGCCGCCGGGGGGGCGGTCGCCGTGCCGGTCTTCATGAAGCGGCGGCCGCCGCTCGGTCCCGCGCGCGCGCTTCCGTTCCCCGTGGCGACGGTGACGCGGCTCGAGAACGGGCTGCAGGTGTGGATGCTCCCCAAGCGGGATCTGCCGATCCTGCGCCTGGGGGCGCTCGTGCTGCGCGGGGCGTCGAGCGACCCGCCGCAGCGGGTGGGCCTGGCCTACGCCACCGCCGAGCTGCTCGAGAGCGGGGCCGGAGCGCGCGACGCGCTCTCCTTCGCCGCGGAGCTGGAGCAGATGGGCGCGAGCATCTACAGCTCGGCCGACTGGGATTCGATGCTCGTGTCGATCCAGGCGCTCAGCCGCCACGAAGAGCAGGTGCTGGCGCTGCTCGCGGACGTGGTGCGTCGTCCGCGACTCGAGGCGGAGGAGTTCGTGCGCCTCGGCACGCAGCTCCGAGCGCGGGGAGAGCAGCGCCGGACCCGCGCCGACCGCGTCGCGGCGCTCGCGCTCCGTCGCAGCCTCTACGGCGAGCACCCCTACGCGAGGCCGCTCCTCCCGACGCCGACCGAGGTGGATCGCCTGACCGTGGAGGACGTGCGCCGCTTCTACCGGCAGCACGTGCGCCCCGAGAACGTGGTCCTCGTGGCCGTCGGCGACGTGGTCCCCGAGCGCCTGCTGCGGAACCTGCGCGCGCGCTTCGGCGACTGGAAGGGGAGCGAGGAGAAGCCGGAGGAGCGGGCCTCGGGCGAGCCGGAGGCCCGCGAGCTCGATGCGGCGCGCGTCGGGCCGCGGCGCTCCCCGCGGCTGGTGCTGGTCCGCCGACGAGGCGCCAGCCAGTCGGTAATCCGCGTCGGACACCTCCTGCCGCCCCGCGCGGCGACCTCCGAGGCGGCGGTGCGGCTGATCGGGACGATCCTCGGCGGCTGCTTCACGAGCCGACTGAACGAGAACCTGCGCGAGCGGCACGGCTTCACCTACGGGGCGCACGCGGTCTTCGACCAGCCGCGGGGGCCGGGCCAGTTCTACGCCGAGGCGCAGGTGGCGACGAAGGACACGCTCGCGGCGCTCGACCAGCTGCTCTACGAGCTCGAGCGTTTGAGGTCGACCGACGTCCCTCCCGCCGAGCTCCGGAAGGGGCGTCGGCTGGTCGTCGAGAAGCTGCCCGCGCGCGCCGAGACGGTGGCGGGGTTGCTCAACGCCGCGGTGGAGCTGGCTACGCACGGCCGTCCCGCGGACGCGCTCGGCCGGCTTCCCGAGCAGGTGGCCCGCCTGGACGCACGGGGACTGCGTCGGGCCGCAGCGAGTCTTCTCCGGCCTGCCGACGCCACGATCGTGGTCGTCGGGGATACGGATCGCCTCGCGGCTGCCCTCGTGGCGCGTTTCGGTCCTGCGGAGTGGCTGACCGTGGATGGGGAGGCCATCGCCGCGCGCTGA
- a CDS encoding glycogen/starch/alpha-glucan phosphorylase, whose product MLKTNESPRRPRPTLWRSAEVASDVESIKRSFVRNVQAYLGRDEIAATPRDRFHALCLSVREALITRWINTQQTYYQADARRVYYISMEYLMGRALHNALVNLGLLEPFRQAMDELGYSLDELEDLEAEAGLGNGGLGRLAACFLDSLATLQIPGYGYGLRYGYGIFRQELRDGRQVEEPDDWLRLPNPWEIARPEYNVRISFGGRVQVYADERGRLRHRWVDTHDILATAYDTPIPGFRNNTVNTLRLWEARGTADFDFEDFNAGDYIRAVEHKVMAESITKVLYPNDNVYSGKELRLRQQFFLVSATLQDAIRRHLSNHGTLDNLADKVVFQLNDTHPSLAVVELMRLLLDVHGYDWEKAWEITTHSMAYTNHTLLPEALEKWPVEMIASLLPRHGQILEEVNHRFLEEVRQRFPNDPELVRHVSLFEEGTHKMVRMANLAVVGSFSVNGVAALHTELLKHRVMPEFHRIWPRKFNNKTNGVTPRRWLLSCNAPLAELITRRIGDAWPTKLDELSRLNEATNEEGFLQDLSLVKREAKVRLSNHIGRLFGLKLDPDSIFDIHVKRMHEYKRQLLNALHIIHLYLQVKRNPGYLRTPRTFLFGGKAAPGYAMAKLIIKLINDIAQRVNADPHVSQWIKVFFFPNYSVSAAEALFPAADVSQQISTAGFEASGTGNMKFALNGAVTLGTLDGANVEIAEAVGPESIFIFGHTVEEVDRLRREGYQPRRLYHENPHVAEVLDLLAGEYFNPDHPGLYQPIVESLLHSDYYLLLADFETYRQAQLRIDEAYADWTRWHRMSLRNVAQVGQFSSDRTIREYAHDIWKVHAYPIELK is encoded by the coding sequence ATGCTGAAGACCAATGAAAGCCCCCGCCGCCCGCGGCCGACGCTCTGGCGCTCGGCCGAGGTGGCCTCCGACGTGGAATCGATCAAGCGTTCGTTCGTACGCAACGTCCAGGCCTATCTCGGCCGCGACGAGATCGCCGCCACCCCGCGCGACCGGTTCCACGCCCTGTGCCTGTCGGTACGCGAGGCGCTCATCACGCGCTGGATCAACACCCAGCAGACCTACTACCAGGCCGACGCGCGCCGCGTGTACTACATCTCGATGGAGTACCTGATGGGGCGGGCGCTGCACAACGCGCTCGTCAACCTCGGGCTGCTCGAGCCCTTCCGCCAGGCCATGGACGAGCTCGGCTACTCGCTCGACGAGCTCGAGGACCTCGAGGCCGAGGCGGGCCTCGGCAACGGCGGCCTCGGGCGCCTCGCGGCCTGCTTCCTCGACTCGCTCGCCACGCTGCAGATCCCCGGCTACGGTTACGGGCTGCGCTACGGCTACGGCATCTTCCGGCAGGAGCTCCGCGACGGTCGACAGGTCGAGGAGCCCGACGACTGGCTCAGGCTGCCGAACCCGTGGGAGATCGCCCGCCCCGAGTACAACGTGCGCATCAGCTTCGGCGGGCGGGTCCAGGTCTACGCTGACGAGCGGGGAAGGCTCAGGCACCGCTGGGTCGACACGCACGACATCCTGGCCACGGCCTACGACACGCCGATCCCCGGCTTTCGCAACAACACGGTGAACACCCTGCGCCTCTGGGAGGCGCGCGGCACGGCGGACTTCGACTTCGAGGACTTCAACGCGGGCGACTACATCCGCGCCGTCGAGCACAAGGTCATGGCCGAGAGCATTACCAAGGTGCTCTACCCGAACGACAACGTCTATTCGGGCAAGGAGCTGCGGCTGCGGCAGCAGTTCTTCCTCGTCTCGGCCACCCTGCAGGACGCGATCCGCCGGCACCTCTCGAACCACGGGACCCTCGACAACCTGGCCGACAAGGTGGTCTTCCAGCTCAACGACACGCATCCCTCGCTCGCGGTGGTGGAGCTGATGCGCCTGCTCCTCGACGTGCACGGCTACGACTGGGAGAAGGCGTGGGAGATCACGACCCACTCGATGGCCTACACGAACCACACGCTCCTCCCCGAGGCGCTGGAGAAGTGGCCGGTGGAGATGATTGCGAGCCTCCTGCCCCGCCACGGCCAGATCCTCGAAGAGGTCAACCATCGCTTCCTCGAGGAGGTGCGGCAGCGCTTCCCGAACGACCCGGAGCTGGTGCGGCACGTCTCCCTCTTCGAGGAGGGGACGCACAAGATGGTGCGCATGGCGAACCTGGCCGTGGTGGGGTCCTTCTCGGTCAACGGCGTGGCGGCGCTGCACACGGAGCTGCTCAAGCACCGCGTGATGCCCGAGTTCCATCGGATCTGGCCGCGCAAGTTCAACAACAAGACCAACGGCGTGACCCCGCGCCGCTGGCTCCTCTCGTGCAACGCGCCGCTCGCGGAGCTCATCACGCGGCGCATCGGAGACGCCTGGCCTACCAAGCTCGACGAGCTCAGCCGGCTGAACGAGGCCACCAATGAGGAGGGGTTCCTGCAGGACCTGTCGCTCGTGAAGCGCGAGGCGAAGGTGCGGCTGTCGAACCACATCGGGCGGCTCTTCGGGCTCAAGCTGGACCCCGACTCGATCTTCGACATTCACGTCAAGCGCATGCACGAGTACAAGCGTCAGCTCCTGAACGCGCTGCACATCATTCACCTCTACCTGCAGGTGAAGCGCAACCCGGGCTATCTGCGCACGCCGCGGACCTTCCTCTTCGGGGGCAAGGCGGCGCCGGGATACGCCATGGCCAAGCTGATCATCAAGCTCATCAACGACATCGCGCAGCGCGTGAACGCCGACCCGCACGTCAGCCAGTGGATCAAGGTCTTCTTCTTCCCCAACTACAGCGTGAGCGCCGCCGAGGCGCTCTTCCCGGCGGCCGACGTCTCGCAGCAGATCTCGACGGCCGGGTTCGAGGCCTCGGGGACGGGGAACATGAAGTTCGCGCTGAACGGGGCGGTGACGCTCGGCACGCTGGATGGAGCGAACGTGGAGATCGCGGAGGCCGTGGGGCCCGAGAGCATCTTCATCTTCGGCCACACCGTCGAGGAGGTGGACCGGCTGCGGCGCGAGGGCTACCAGCCGCGGCGCCTCTACCACGAGAATCCGCACGTCGCCGAGGTGCTGGACCTCCTCGCGGGGGAGTACTTCAACCCGGACCACCCGGGACTCTACCAGCCGATCGTCGAGTCGCTGCTCCACTCCGACTACTACCTGCTCCTCGCGGACTTCGAGACCTATCGGCAGGCGCAGCTCAGGATCGACGAGGCCTACGCCGATTGGACGCGGTGGCACCGTATGTCGCTAAGGAACGTGGCCCAGGTGGGGCAGTTCTCGAGCGACCGTACGATCCGCGAGTACGCGCATGACATCTGGAAGGTGCACGCGTACCCCATCGAGCTGAAGTGA
- a CDS encoding adenylate kinase, protein MNLVFLGPPAAGKGTQSAAIIDAFQIPQISTGDLIRAQIRGGTPLGARCRAFTDLGQLVPDELVIEMVRERLAEPDCAAGFLLDGFPRTVEQAKALDALLAERGKRLAHVLLLEVPDAVLVERVTGRRSDPDTGRVYHLRFDPPPPEVAARLIQRDDDTEVVLTSRLREYHEKTAPLVPYYERAGLLRHIDGNAPMAQVTGRLFAALGR, encoded by the coding sequence ATGAACCTCGTCTTCCTCGGTCCTCCGGCCGCGGGGAAGGGTACGCAGTCCGCGGCGATCATCGACGCGTTCCAGATCCCCCAGATCTCGACGGGAGACCTCATTCGCGCGCAGATCCGCGGCGGCACCCCTCTCGGCGCGCGCTGCCGGGCCTTCACGGACCTCGGCCAGCTCGTCCCCGACGAGCTGGTGATCGAGATGGTCAGGGAGCGGCTGGCGGAGCCCGATTGCGCGGCGGGGTTTCTGCTCGACGGGTTTCCGCGGACCGTGGAGCAGGCCAAGGCGCTCGACGCCCTGCTCGCCGAGCGCGGCAAGCGCCTGGCCCACGTGCTCTTGCTCGAGGTTCCGGACGCGGTGCTCGTCGAGCGCGTGACCGGCCGCCGCTCGGACCCCGACACGGGCAGGGTCTATCACCTGCGCTTCGACCCTCCCCCCCCGGAGGTGGCCGCGCGCCTGATCCAGCGCGACGACGACACCGAGGTCGTGCTCACCTCCCGGCTCCGCGAGTACCACGAGAAGACCGCTCCGCTCGTCCCCTACTACGAGCGGGCGGGCCTGCTGCGCCACATCGACGGTAACGCGCCCATGGCCCAGGTCACGGGTCGTCTGTTCGCCGCGCTCGGGCGGTAG
- a CDS encoding formylglycine-generating enzyme family protein: protein MRGPYIPFLGSTRLVATLVVLAGPFSTGCVRGGFALLAPADVDAPAGPGDGGPPYLHDGTTGGWDGAFPAFPGDGLTPDDARGNADGAARDAPGPGRDLTRSLDGRPAFPADARVPDTTRRDAALADAPPPVGGPCVHPTVVERCTAGWCTIPAGCFRMGSPVTEPCRDATDETQHEVRLTRAFEVAAAEVTQGEFNTRLGYLPTGLKTGCGTSCAIELVGSHEAMAYCNALSASAGLARCYSCSGTRGSTACTAAPGYAGSDLYRCPGYRLPTDAEWEYAARAGSSSAFYNGSITNCGPRADPGAELIGWYARNSSNSVHPVQQKAKNAWGLYDMSGNLAEWVQDLYAADLGGAARIDPVSAVAVGDRVVRGGSYFSPAEELRSASRFHLPAQTTPAYATVGFRCARTLP, encoded by the coding sequence GTGAGAGGTCCGTACATCCCGTTTCTCGGGTCTACCCGCCTGGTGGCCACCCTGGTGGTGCTGGCCGGGCCGTTCTCGACGGGCTGCGTGCGCGGCGGCTTCGCCCTCCTCGCCCCGGCAGACGTGGACGCTCCCGCCGGTCCTGGCGACGGCGGGCCACCCTACCTGCACGACGGGACGACCGGCGGCTGGGATGGCGCCTTCCCGGCGTTCCCCGGCGACGGCCTCACCCCGGACGACGCGCGCGGTAACGCCGACGGTGCCGCTCGCGACGCCCCAGGGCCGGGCCGCGATCTCACGCGGAGCCTCGACGGACGGCCGGCGTTCCCCGCCGACGCGCGCGTCCCGGACACCACCCGTCGCGATGCGGCCTTGGCAGATGCCCCTCCCCCGGTGGGAGGACCGTGCGTGCACCCGACCGTGGTGGAACGCTGCACCGCGGGCTGGTGCACGATCCCCGCCGGGTGCTTCCGCATGGGCTCGCCGGTCACGGAGCCCTGTCGCGACGCCACCGACGAGACGCAGCACGAGGTCCGCTTGACGCGCGCCTTCGAGGTCGCGGCGGCCGAGGTGACCCAGGGGGAGTTCAACACGCGCCTCGGCTACCTGCCGACCGGGTTGAAGACGGGGTGCGGGACGAGCTGCGCGATCGAGCTCGTCGGGTCCCACGAGGCGATGGCGTACTGCAACGCGCTCTCCGCCAGCGCCGGCCTCGCCCGCTGCTACAGCTGCAGCGGCACACGAGGGAGCACCGCCTGCACCGCCGCCCCGGGCTACGCGGGGAGCGACCTCTATCGCTGTCCGGGGTATCGCCTCCCAACGGACGCCGAGTGGGAGTACGCGGCCCGCGCCGGCAGCTCGTCGGCCTTCTACAACGGCTCCATCACCAACTGCGGTCCGCGCGCCGACCCGGGCGCGGAGCTCATCGGCTGGTACGCGCGCAACTCCTCCAACTCCGTGCACCCCGTGCAGCAGAAGGCCAAGAACGCGTGGGGGCTCTACGACATGTCCGGCAACCTCGCCGAGTGGGTGCAGGATCTCTACGCGGCGGACCTCGGCGGGGCGGCGCGCATCGACCCCGTCAGCGCCGTGGCCGTCGGCGACCGCGTGGTGCGCGGCGGCTCCTACTTCTCTCCCGCCGAGGAACTGCGCTCCGCAAGCCGCTTTCACCTGCCCGCGCAGACCACGCCCGCCTATGCCACGGTCGGCTTTCGTTGCGCGCGCACGCTTCCCTGA